Proteins encoded in a region of the Anoxybacillus amylolyticus genome:
- a CDS encoding YozD family protein yields MKEMEVVIDTEEIAEFFHRELIRRGFVPSQLELEELADITFDYLIEKCIIDEEWEE; encoded by the coding sequence GTGAAAGAAATGGAAGTCGTTATTGATACGGAGGAAATTGCTGAATTTTTTCATCGAGAGCTCATCCGTCGCGGCTTTGTTCCATCGCAACTCGAACTCGAAGAACTCGCTGACATTACGTTTGATTACTTAATTGAAAAATGTATTATTGACGAAGAGTGGGAAGAATAG
- a CDS encoding DUF2515 domain-containing protein, translated as MNAFVRLFAMLSHPVQALYRHWLYRQSISISSSAMLHKLFEEKMPRKPLTDEERKLVMTIKNETTRLNRDNVTRTEAYFSFFQRHPEVHWAFLAHLVSRNGGWNMTDLKGSLVPVVVATEQIKPLFLFLERANTLIFHDAYPQLLLYEKSKEQKKKLFHLLPYFSVSAFMQPFWEHFYETKDAPVLTVALIINEQQYIQQRVVQHPFFQEQVIKTFPFLCQQWLGFNDVLIPYKSGRHVRLTGITVRDFADVSHRIEIGKALYGMLFYRNSLFQRVYHFACQTKHTGSRADFWPHIFSKTNDGGRIFSPTLSDAWPVMEHRFPDKRDWFYDLTILHEAERIPLMSHPSLTLHYADNLKKLQKIATATKQAMHS; from the coding sequence ATGAATGCATTCGTTCGACTTTTCGCCATGCTTTCCCATCCGGTGCAAGCGCTTTATCGTCATTGGCTGTATCGACAGTCCATTTCGATTAGTTCCTCAGCTATGCTTCACAAGCTATTTGAAGAGAAAATGCCTAGAAAACCGTTAACAGACGAGGAACGAAAATTAGTGATGACAATCAAAAACGAAACGACGCGGCTAAATCGTGATAACGTTACCCGTACAGAAGCGTATTTTTCCTTTTTTCAACGCCATCCAGAAGTACATTGGGCATTTTTAGCACACCTTGTATCGCGCAATGGTGGATGGAATATGACGGACTTAAAAGGAAGCCTTGTTCCAGTAGTCGTGGCAACCGAGCAAATCAAGCCATTGTTTTTGTTTTTGGAACGAGCCAATACTCTTATTTTCCATGACGCATACCCACAACTTCTTTTGTACGAAAAAAGTAAAGAACAGAAGAAAAAACTATTTCATTTATTGCCGTACTTTTCTGTTTCCGCATTTATGCAGCCTTTTTGGGAACATTTTTACGAAACGAAAGATGCACCGGTATTGACCGTTGCGCTTATTATTAATGAACAGCAATATATTCAACAACGTGTTGTACAACATCCTTTTTTCCAAGAACAAGTCATTAAAACCTTTCCGTTTTTATGCCAGCAATGGCTTGGATTCAACGATGTGCTCATTCCTTATAAAAGCGGTCGCCACGTTCGCTTAACAGGCATTACCGTTCGCGACTTCGCAGACGTGTCGCACCGTATCGAAATCGGCAAAGCTCTTTACGGAATGCTCTTTTATCGAAACTCGCTGTTTCAGCGAGTCTATCATTTTGCTTGCCAAACGAAACATACCGGCTCGCGTGCAGATTTTTGGCCACACATCTTTTCGAAAACGAACGACGGAGGTCGAATCTTCAGCCCGACGCTAAGCGACGCTTGGCCTGTTATGGAACATCGGTTCCCAGATAAACGCGACTGGTTTTATGACTTAACGATTTTACACGAAGCAGAAAGGATCCCTTTGATGAGCCATCCTTCACTAACTCTCCATTATGCCGACAACCTAAAAAAATTACAAAAAATTGCAACTGCCACAAAACAAGCAATGCATTCATGA
- a CDS encoding serine/threonine protein kinase: MCFSYISRFVERLCERRYRSGMMLSGRYEIMRELGMGSYGIAYVAFDKQTNKKVVIKQMRTIRKKQIKESFLREAAILQHLSHPQIPSLYETFLERGVMHLVMEYIDGETVESLIFEAGKMYTEQEALVVLQRVLEIVQFIHEKGIVHRDLRIPNILLKNDRVYIIDFGLARFLGEKTPLIDTYPLEKKLRREIDVKSDIYALGHFLLFLLYSSYQPNTKEECSWEEELNLSEPVRMMLRKMLQIDEPFRDISELMKEIEQMMERWRKDVIVS, encoded by the coding sequence ATGTGTTTTTCTTATATTTCCCGGTTCGTCGAACGGTTATGCGAGCGTCGCTATCGCTCTGGGATGATGTTGAGCGGTCGCTATGAAATCATGCGTGAACTTGGTATGGGAAGTTATGGGATTGCGTATGTTGCGTTTGATAAGCAGACGAATAAAAAAGTCGTCATTAAACAAATGCGAACCATACGAAAGAAACAAATAAAGGAATCTTTTTTGCGGGAAGCCGCCATTTTACAGCATCTCTCCCATCCCCAAATCCCTTCGTTATATGAAACGTTTTTGGAACGTGGGGTGATGCATCTTGTGATGGAATATATCGATGGAGAGACGGTGGAGTCACTTATTTTTGAAGCGGGAAAAATGTATACGGAACAAGAAGCATTAGTGGTATTACAACGCGTGTTGGAAATTGTTCAATTCATTCACGAGAAAGGCATCGTCCATCGCGATTTACGCATCCCAAACATTTTACTCAAAAATGACCGTGTCTATATCATCGATTTTGGCTTAGCTCGTTTTCTAGGAGAGAAGACCCCTCTAATTGATACGTATCCGTTAGAAAAAAAGCTTCGCCGTGAAATTGACGTGAAAAGCGACATATATGCATTAGGTCATTTCTTATTATTTTTGCTTTATTCGTCGTATCAACCAAACACAAAGGAAGAATGTAGCTGGGAAGAAGAATTAAATCTTTCCGAGCCAGTACGGATGATGTTGCGAAAAATGCTACAAATCGACGAACCGTTTCGTGATATAAGCGAACTGATGAAAGAAATCGAACAAATGATGGAAAGGTGGAGAAAAGATGTCATTGTTTCATAA
- a CDS encoding sporulation protein yields the protein MSLFHKMLASIGIGAAKVDTKLLSERLMAGDEVEGVIEITGGHVAQVVDHIYLSLYATYTVEANDRKTTSHALIGKWKVIEQLTIGANEKQSVPFRFMLPIDTPISVGQTKVWLHTGLDIKQAVDPTDNDYIRVEPIPIMMALLSSMETLGFRLREAECKKASWHHRLPFVQEFEYVPKSGSFRGKLDEVEVIFFPLSKTEVDVLLQIDRRARGIGSLFAEALDLDESYVRIRLTNTDIPQLPQKLSQLIQYHC from the coding sequence ATGTCATTGTTTCATAAAATGTTAGCAAGCATCGGAATCGGAGCGGCGAAAGTGGATACGAAGCTTTTATCCGAGCGGCTCATGGCTGGAGACGAGGTCGAAGGAGTTATTGAAATTACAGGCGGTCACGTTGCACAAGTAGTCGACCACATTTATCTTTCGCTGTATGCGACGTACACAGTGGAGGCAAATGACAGAAAAACGACCTCCCATGCGCTTATCGGGAAGTGGAAAGTGATTGAACAGTTGACGATTGGTGCCAACGAAAAGCAAAGTGTCCCTTTTCGATTCATGTTGCCGATTGATACCCCTATTTCTGTCGGCCAGACGAAAGTATGGCTTCATACCGGCTTAGACATTAAGCAAGCAGTCGACCCGACGGACAACGATTATATTCGCGTTGAACCAATTCCAATTATGATGGCACTGCTCTCATCGATGGAAACACTTGGGTTTCGCCTTCGCGAAGCAGAGTGCAAAAAAGCTTCATGGCATCATCGCCTACCGTTTGTCCAAGAGTTTGAGTATGTGCCAAAAAGCGGTTCGTTTCGCGGAAAACTCGATGAGGTAGAAGTCATTTTTTTCCCGCTTTCGAAAACAGAAGTCGATGTGTTATTACAAATCGACCGTCGCGCTCGTGGAATCGGCAGTTTATTTGCAGAAGCGCTTGATCTGGATGAGTCATACGTGCGTATTCGCTTGACAAATACCGATATTCCGCAGCTTCCACAAAAATTATCACAACTTATACAATATCATTGTTAA
- a CDS encoding IS1182 family transposase, whose protein sequence is MKHHHISFKEYTMDNLTLPSNIADLIPPDNMAHVVHEMVERIPMETFLPYYKGGGTSSYHPKMMTKIILYAYTQKMYHGREIARQLEVHLPLMWLSGFQKPDFRSINRFRSERMKGLIDDLFREMITLLVADGYVNMEDYFVDGTKIEANANRYTFVWRKSAEKYQEKLQANVDQLIAQIDAIVEEENAEEIDASPAFTSKEIRKKTEEWEKRLEAEPDNQPLKKAVKKMKEDYLPRSEKYEHQLQVCGDRNSYSKTDADATFMRLKEDHMRNGQLKPAYNVQVGSSDQFVLGYSLHQRPGDTRCLLPHLETVREKYGVVPKRVTADAVYGSEENYVKLEEKNISAFIKYNTYEKENTRKVKKNPHHPQNWTYKKEEDVWICANGKKLVRIGTSKQTTESGYTSVIQHYQCHECEGCPFRSVCTTSKYGRTTQWNPVYHEQKQKARERLESEEGQARYRQRQTDIESVFGQIKQNRGFRRFVLRGLQKISIEWGLICVAHNLLKKAAKDKQRSLAA, encoded by the coding sequence ATGAAACATCATCATATTTCTTTTAAAGAGTATACCATGGATAACCTCACGTTGCCAAGCAATATTGCCGATCTCATTCCACCGGATAATATGGCTCACGTGGTTCACGAGATGGTCGAGCGCATCCCGATGGAGACGTTTCTTCCTTACTATAAAGGCGGCGGTACCTCTTCTTATCATCCAAAAATGATGACGAAAATTATCCTCTACGCGTACACCCAAAAAATGTATCATGGCCGAGAAATTGCTCGACAATTAGAAGTACATCTTCCCCTCATGTGGTTGAGTGGGTTTCAAAAGCCGGACTTCCGTTCCATCAATCGATTTCGCTCCGAACGGATGAAAGGGCTGATTGACGACTTGTTCCGAGAAATGATCACCCTGCTTGTCGCGGACGGCTATGTCAACATGGAAGACTATTTCGTAGATGGGACGAAAATTGAAGCGAATGCCAACCGATACACGTTCGTTTGGCGGAAATCCGCCGAGAAATACCAAGAGAAATTACAAGCCAATGTGGATCAGCTCATCGCCCAGATCGATGCGATCGTGGAAGAAGAAAATGCGGAAGAAATCGACGCTTCCCCTGCTTTTACTTCAAAAGAAATCCGAAAGAAAACCGAGGAGTGGGAAAAACGTTTGGAGGCCGAGCCGGACAACCAACCGTTGAAGAAGGCCGTCAAGAAGATGAAGGAAGACTACTTGCCTCGCAGTGAAAAGTACGAACACCAACTCCAAGTATGCGGGGACCGCAACAGCTATTCCAAAACGGATGCGGATGCGACGTTTATGCGTTTGAAGGAGGACCACATGCGCAACGGCCAACTGAAGCCGGCTTATAACGTACAAGTGGGTTCTTCCGATCAGTTCGTTCTGGGGTATTCGCTTCACCAGAGACCCGGCGATACTCGTTGTCTTCTGCCACACCTAGAGACGGTTCGAGAGAAATATGGGGTGGTACCAAAACGCGTGACCGCTGACGCTGTCTATGGTTCCGAGGAAAATTACGTGAAACTCGAAGAGAAAAACATTTCCGCGTTTATCAAGTACAACACGTATGAGAAAGAGAACACACGCAAGGTCAAGAAGAACCCGCACCATCCACAGAATTGGACATACAAGAAAGAAGAGGACGTTTGGATTTGTGCGAACGGGAAAAAACTGGTCCGTATAGGAACTTCGAAGCAGACCACAGAATCTGGGTATACTTCGGTCATCCAGCACTACCAATGCCACGAATGCGAAGGGTGTCCGTTCCGCTCGGTCTGCACAACTTCCAAGTATGGACGTACAACGCAATGGAACCCCGTCTATCACGAACAGAAACAGAAGGCTCGTGAACGACTGGAAAGTGAAGAAGGACAAGCACGATACCGCCAACGCCAAACCGACATTGAGAGTGTGTTTGGGCAAATCAAGCAAAATCGCGGATTTCGTCGCTTTGTCCTCCGAGGCCTCCAAAAAATTTCCATAGAATGGGGGCTTATTTGCGTTGCCCATAATCTCCTCAAGAAAGCCGCTAAGGACAAACAACGGTCCTTAGCGGCATAA
- a CDS encoding YodL domain-containing protein, whose protein sequence is MVSLLKKVLKTKQTYDVTLFQTPKFGQEKGYEQVYRLTLTASMHDEVLASVYRIFNVADLLPENYKARYVGTGDIVLIDEGVRGQTYYKLCYDGWKKINRLHLR, encoded by the coding sequence ATGGTTAGTCTTTTGAAAAAGGTATTGAAAACAAAACAGACGTATGATGTGACATTGTTTCAAACACCTAAATTCGGACAAGAAAAAGGATATGAACAAGTGTATCGGCTGACGCTGACAGCTTCGATGCACGACGAAGTGCTAGCTTCTGTGTATCGCATATTTAATGTAGCAGATTTACTTCCGGAAAATTACAAAGCTCGATACGTGGGTACTGGTGATATTGTGTTAATCGACGAAGGGGTGCGTGGACAAACGTATTATAAGCTTTGTTATGATGGATGGAAAAAAATTAACCGCCTGCACCTTCGATAA
- the deoD gene encoding purine-nucleoside phosphorylase gives MSIHIEAKEHEIADKILLPGDPLRAQYIAETFLEGATCYNRVRGMLGFTGTYKGHRVSVQGTGMGIPSISIYVNELMQSYNVQTLIRVGTCGAIQKDVKVRDVILAMSASTDSQMNRLTFGGVDYAPTANFDLLRTAYEVGGEKGLQLKVGNVFTADMFYNDNAEFEKWARYGVLAVEMETAALYTLAAKFGRKALSVLTVSDHILTGEETTAQERQTTFNEMIEVALEAAIRV, from the coding sequence ATGAGCATTCACATCGAAGCAAAAGAACATGAAATTGCTGATAAGATTTTGTTACCAGGTGACCCACTTCGGGCGCAATATATCGCGGAAACGTTTTTAGAAGGAGCAACTTGCTATAACCGTGTTCGTGGCATGCTTGGATTTACAGGTACATATAAAGGTCATCGCGTTTCCGTACAAGGAACAGGGATGGGTATTCCGTCGATTTCAATTTACGTGAACGAATTAATGCAAAGCTATAACGTCCAGACGTTAATTCGCGTTGGCACGTGCGGAGCGATTCAAAAAGATGTAAAGGTGCGCGACGTCATTTTAGCGATGAGTGCTTCAACTGATTCACAAATGAACAGGCTTACTTTCGGGGGAGTCGACTATGCACCAACAGCAAACTTCGATTTGTTGCGGACGGCTTATGAAGTTGGGGGCGAAAAAGGGTTGCAATTAAAAGTAGGGAACGTATTCACTGCAGATATGTTCTACAACGACAATGCAGAGTTTGAAAAATGGGCTCGTTACGGTGTGCTAGCAGTAGAAATGGAAACAGCGGCTCTCTATACGCTAGCGGCTAAATTCGGTCGCAAAGCGCTTTCGGTATTAACGGTAAGTGACCACATTTTAACAGGAGAAGAAACGACAGCGCAAGAGCGGCAAACAACGTTTAATGAAATGATTGAAGTCGCTTTAGAAGCTGCGATTCGTGTGTAA
- a CDS encoding M15 family metallopeptidase produces the protein MKKVKRTLLMLTAMCLAAGCAPIEQHAQPTKPQVEQKEKTTEKPSTEAPMTEEQQPNKEQPSTEQPAPNPTVDQDLLLEAKYWNVIEVKNGQKIIMNPTNILALVNKEQSLPAFYKPSDLVVPNVPFSFSETNVEKRYLRLEAARALEQLFAAAKKAGISLVAVSGYRSYDRQKELFDEEVKKNGKEKAIHAVAFPGQSEHQTGLAIDISSQSMKANLTASFGETNEGKWVATHAHEYGFIIRYPKGKEAITGYQYEPWHIRYVGQKAAKVIYEKNITLEEYFQIVKKV, from the coding sequence GTGAAGAAAGTGAAACGTACATTGTTAATGCTCACAGCGATGTGCCTTGCAGCCGGTTGTGCGCCCATCGAACAACATGCACAACCAACGAAACCGCAAGTAGAACAAAAGGAGAAAACAACGGAAAAACCTTCGACCGAAGCGCCGATGACAGAAGAGCAACAACCTAACAAAGAGCAACCAAGTACGGAACAACCAGCCCCCAACCCAACGGTTGACCAAGATTTACTTTTAGAAGCGAAATATTGGAACGTTATCGAAGTGAAAAACGGCCAAAAAATAATTATGAATCCAACGAATATATTAGCGCTCGTCAATAAAGAACAAAGTTTGCCAGCCTTCTATAAACCGAGTGATCTAGTCGTTCCAAACGTGCCGTTTTCGTTTTCCGAAACAAATGTCGAAAAACGGTACTTGCGTCTAGAAGCAGCGAGGGCGCTTGAACAACTATTTGCCGCAGCGAAGAAAGCAGGAATATCGCTCGTAGCGGTTTCCGGCTATCGGTCGTATGATCGGCAAAAAGAACTGTTCGATGAAGAAGTGAAGAAAAATGGGAAAGAAAAAGCCATTCACGCCGTGGCATTCCCAGGACAGAGCGAACATCAAACTGGGCTTGCGATTGATATTTCAAGCCAAAGCATGAAAGCTAACCTTACTGCTTCATTTGGTGAAACGAACGAAGGGAAATGGGTTGCCACCCACGCCCACGAATACGGCTTTATTATCCGCTATCCAAAAGGAAAAGAAGCTATCACGGGCTACCAATACGAGCCGTGGCATATTCGGTATGTTGGGCAAAAAGCAGCAAAAGTCATTTATGAAAAAAATATTACATTGGAAGAATATTTTCAAATAGTAAAAAAAGTATAA
- a CDS encoding cation diffusion facilitator family transporter — translation MKPELGAWVSIGSYISLAMMKLIIGYVAHSDGVTADGWNNFSDIISSVAILVGIKIAQKPRDHNHPYGHSRAENISSLIAAFIMMSIGLDVVSKGGMSLFYRKEEVPQFIAAWVGMFSAVMMFVVYWFNKRLSERVNSQALASAAKDHLSDALVSIGTVIGIFGTKWGIWWLDPLAALLIGIIICKTAWHIFFETSHLLTDGFDEQALATYEQEIASINGVKRVSDVKARMVGNQIILDVTIHVAADLTVVQSHEIADEIEKMMKNQHHIETTHVHIEPDLNRS, via the coding sequence ATGAAACCAGAACTAGGAGCATGGGTGAGCATCGGTAGTTATATTAGTTTAGCAATGATGAAGTTAATCATTGGGTATGTTGCTCATTCCGATGGGGTCACAGCAGATGGATGGAACAACTTCAGTGATATTATTTCTTCCGTCGCGATTTTAGTTGGCATTAAAATCGCCCAAAAACCGCGCGACCATAACCATCCGTACGGCCATTCACGTGCAGAAAACATTTCATCGCTTATTGCGGCGTTTATTATGATGTCAATTGGTCTAGATGTCGTCAGCAAAGGAGGAATGTCGCTCTTTTATCGGAAAGAGGAGGTGCCACAATTTATTGCGGCATGGGTTGGGATGTTTTCTGCAGTGATGATGTTTGTCGTCTATTGGTTCAATAAACGGCTTTCTGAACGAGTGAACAGTCAGGCACTTGCTTCCGCTGCCAAAGACCATTTATCCGACGCTCTTGTTAGCATTGGGACGGTCATTGGAATTTTCGGGACGAAATGGGGAATATGGTGGCTTGATCCGCTTGCCGCCTTGTTAATCGGCATCATTATTTGTAAAACGGCATGGCATATTTTTTTCGAAACGTCGCATTTGCTAACCGACGGATTTGACGAACAAGCGTTAGCCACATACGAACAAGAAATTGCATCGATTAACGGGGTGAAGCGAGTATCGGATGTGAAAGCGAGAATGGTCGGCAATCAAATTATTCTCGATGTCACGATTCATGTTGCCGCCGATTTAACTGTTGTCCAAAGCCACGAAATTGCCGATGAAATAGAGAAAATGATGAAAAACCAACACCACATTGAAACGACGCACGTACATATCGAACCAGACCTTAATCGCTCATAA
- a CDS encoding magnesium transporter CorA family protein, which translates to MEIQQNWLHFTEETKKELLALLEQIKLHSLAKEALFLGSDLPKMDVYGDVVFVSLLFLDKHWKIHKLQLLITRTKVISYTNKEQSIIETIQEKLGHHPEHASSPSFILYEWLNVLTFHFLQVIDDIADHLQTLEKQVFKTPFENDIGHSVYHWKVKIHQLRQIIEAQAEMLKSIDHPAFPIEEDARPYMKDITSRYSRILSALDMFKETLAGIFDLQLSLKSDHMNTIMKTLTLVSVIFMPMTFIAGVYGMNFDVMPELKWTYGYAYAWGLMAGIGISVALYFKKKGWWGKS; encoded by the coding sequence ATGGAAATACAACAAAACTGGTTGCATTTTACTGAAGAAACGAAAAAAGAGCTGTTAGCACTGCTTGAACAAATAAAGCTTCATTCGCTAGCAAAAGAGGCGCTTTTTTTAGGCAGCGATCTACCGAAAATGGACGTATACGGCGATGTCGTATTTGTGTCACTCCTTTTTTTAGACAAACATTGGAAAATCCATAAGTTACAGCTATTGATTACGAGAACAAAAGTGATTAGTTATACCAATAAAGAACAATCCATCATTGAAACCATCCAAGAAAAGTTAGGCCATCACCCGGAACATGCGTCAAGCCCAAGTTTTATTTTATATGAATGGTTAAATGTACTAACGTTTCATTTTTTACAGGTCATTGACGACATCGCCGATCATCTTCAAACACTAGAAAAACAAGTCTTTAAAACCCCGTTTGAAAACGATATTGGGCATAGCGTATATCACTGGAAAGTGAAAATTCATCAACTGCGCCAAATCATAGAAGCGCAAGCGGAAATGTTAAAATCAATCGATCATCCCGCATTCCCGATCGAAGAAGACGCACGTCCATATATGAAAGACATTACTAGCCGCTATTCTCGTATTTTGTCTGCGCTTGATATGTTTAAAGAAACGTTAGCTGGCATTTTTGATTTACAGTTGTCGCTCAAATCAGATCATATGAATACCATTATGAAAACGTTAACGTTAGTCAGTGTCATTTTTATGCCAATGACATTCATCGCTGGGGTGTATGGGATGAATTTTGACGTAATGCCGGAATTGAAGTGGACGTACGGCTACGCTTACGCTTGGGGGCTGATGGCTGGAATTGGCATATCCGTCGCGCTTTATTTTAAGAAAAAAGGATGGTGGGGGAAGTCATAG
- the rarD gene encoding EamA family transporter RarD, translating into MNERERKLGIFYTAAAYLMWGILPIYWKLLDNYAAAEILAHRIVWSFVFMVGLLVVTKQFSLLRAHFVEMWKQPKLAIGVLASACLISANWFIYIWAVNHDHIVEASLGYYINPLFSVALGMVVLKERLNIWQWVSFLLALCGVLVITFQYGKFPLVALSLALSFAFYGLTKKLASFEAAIGLTFETMVVMPISLVYLIIHSEPLSLSNWQTFLLVGAGPATALPLLYFAKGAKRISLTMVGFLQYLSPTLSLMLGVFLFHESFTKAHLYAFSCIWLALIVFSIAKTKRMQGWHHKIAQRNSFGAR; encoded by the coding sequence ATGAACGAACGTGAACGAAAGCTTGGTATTTTTTATACCGCAGCAGCTTACCTTATGTGGGGGATTTTACCGATTTATTGGAAACTGTTAGATAATTATGCGGCAGCAGAAATTTTGGCTCACCGAATCGTTTGGTCGTTTGTTTTTATGGTTGGATTGCTCGTTGTAACGAAGCAATTTTCGCTATTGCGAGCGCACTTTGTCGAGATGTGGAAGCAGCCGAAGCTAGCGATTGGAGTTCTCGCGTCTGCTTGTTTAATTAGCGCCAATTGGTTTATTTACATATGGGCAGTCAATCATGACCATATTGTCGAAGCGAGCTTAGGATATTATATTAACCCGCTATTCAGCGTCGCCCTAGGGATGGTCGTCTTAAAAGAACGGCTAAACATATGGCAATGGGTGTCGTTTCTCCTTGCGCTTTGCGGGGTGCTAGTTATTACGTTCCAATATGGAAAGTTTCCGTTAGTCGCTTTGTCGCTTGCGTTGTCGTTTGCTTTTTATGGACTAACGAAAAAGCTAGCTTCCTTTGAAGCAGCAATTGGGCTAACGTTTGAAACGATGGTGGTCATGCCAATTTCGCTTGTTTATCTTATCATACATAGCGAACCGCTTTCATTATCTAATTGGCAAACATTTTTATTGGTAGGAGCAGGTCCGGCAACCGCTTTGCCGCTTTTATATTTTGCGAAAGGGGCAAAACGAATTTCTTTAACGATGGTCGGCTTTTTACAATATCTTTCTCCGACATTAAGCTTAATGTTAGGCGTTTTTTTGTTTCACGAATCGTTTACAAAAGCGCACTTATACGCGTTCAGCTGCATTTGGCTTGCCCTTATCGTTTTTTCAATTGCCAAAACAAAACGAATGCAAGGGTGGCATCATAAAATTGCCCAACGAAATTCATTTGGTGCAAGATAA
- a CDS encoding YjcZ family sporulation protein, translating into MGAAYGGGFALIVVLFILLIIVGAAFVGGWGY; encoded by the coding sequence ATGGGTGCAGCTTACGGCGGCGGATTTGCGTTAATCGTTGTGTTGTTTATTTTGTTAATTATTGTTGGTGCGGCATTTGTTGGTGGTTGGGGGTACTAA
- a CDS encoding YjcZ family sporulation protein, translated as MPFGYGYGWGYGGYGYGGYGHGRGFVLIVVLFILLIIVGAAWC; from the coding sequence ATGCCATTTGGATACGGATATGGCTGGGGTTACGGCGGCTATGGGTATGGTGGATACGGGCATGGGCGAGGTTTCGTGCTCATCGTTGTGTTGTTTATCTTGTTAATTATCGTTGGTGCCGCATGGTGCTAA